In the Leptolyngbya sp. FACHB-261 genome, GAATGCCCACACTCAGCACCATAAGACCAACGGCAGTATGCAGCGCCATCTGGGTATAGAAATTGGAGCCAATAATTGGTTGAACCCAGTAAAAATAGGCAATTAAGACTTGAGCCGCAATGAGAATTGCCAACAGGGCCAAGCCTTCAACCCAGCGGATTTGAGTTTTGATTGCTCGCCGTATTTTTGCTCCATCCAACCACAAGGCACTACCCGTCAACATAAAGCAGAGCGCCGTGAGCAGAGACATGCGACCAGGGTTTAAAGAGCTGGCAGCGTTGGGCTCATCCGCAAAAAACAGTTGATCAATGCCAAGGTTCCAGCCCAGCAGGTACTCAATGAGCGTGGCGGCCCCAAGCCCAATAACCCCGAGACTGCATAGCTGTCCCAGCCAACCACGTGGAGGAATTGTATTTTGGTTAGCTGGTTCTACCGACAGAAATAAGGAGGTTCCGGCCAGCGCAAAGCCCAGTGCCGTGTTTACCTTCATGGTTGGCAGATCTGGCAGCACACTCTTGAGAATGCTGATGTCCAAACCCCAGCCGATAAGGACAAGGCAGCCCAGGCTAACGACGCAGACCGCAGCCGCTTTAACCATGTCTGGCAAAGAAGGCACAAACGATTGCTTGGCTAGTTGGCTCATGATGTCTCCCCCTGCATCCCTGTTGAAGACCCTTGATTTATAAAGTAAGAATTTAAGGCAAACATCATCTGTCAGAGGCTTGAGCATCACCCTTGAAAGCAGCACAGAGCTCTATTCATCTCTATCGATTTGAAGGACTCATCTCGAGGCATTCATCTCAGGGCCTCTCCAGCCTCCCCTCAAACAAGCCAAATGAAACAAGCCAATGAAACAAACCAGTTCAATGGGTCAATCCAATAACCAATCAAACATCTATCACAATCACCAAATCGGCAATCGCATTGACGAGACGCACTGGATCTAGGGGCTTGGTGACATGCTTCTGAAAACCTGCCTCCAATACTCGTTGCTGATCTATTTCACTTGCGTAGGCAGTGAGCGCAATCGCGGGCACTTGTCCCCCTTGCTCAGGCCGCAATTGCCGAACTTGATCAATCAGCATGTAGCCATCCACTTCCGGCATGCCAATATCGCTGACTAAAATATCCGGCTGGCACTGAGCAAGAGCAATGAGTGCGGCCTGGGCCGATGGCACCGCAGTCACCACAGCTCCACTGCGCTCTAGCACAATAGCAACCAGCTCCCGGGTGTCGTCGTCATCGTCCACCACCAAGATTCGAATACCGGCTAAAGAGCGGTCAAGGTCAGGCCGTGGCGACGATTCAGACACTTTACCCTCCCGATTGCTCAGGGGCAGCCTGATCGTGAAGGTTGCGCCTTGGTCTTCGCCGGGGCTTTCTGCCTGAATCGTGCCCCCATGCAATTCGATGATGTGACGAGCAATTGCCAGACCCAAGCCTAGGCCGCCAAAGGTGCGAGTCGTCGCCGAATCGGCTTGGCGAAAAGAGTCAAAGATGTGAGGCAGAAAATCGGAACGGATGCCTTTGCCCGTGTCACTGATTTGAACGCGGGCCGTAGCATTTGTGTAGGTCAGAGCCACCTCGATTCTGCCTGTCGAGGGTGTGAATTTAATCGCATTGGCTAGCAAATTCCAGAAGACTTGTTGGAGACGATTGGCATCTCCAATAATTCGTTCTGGTCGAGGTTCAAGGGCGGTTTGTAATTGAATTGACTTTGATTCAGCGGCCAGACGCACCGTTTCCAGCGCCGCTAAGATCGTAACTGTCAGATCAACCGGAACCGCTTGCAGGATGAGTTTGCCCTGCAAAATTCGGGAGACGTCTAAAAGGTCTTCGATCAACTGCGAGAGAGATTGAGCATTGCGCTCGATTGTAGATAGCGCCTGGGCTGTTTTAGTATCATCAAATCGACCGGTTCGCAATAACCTAGCCCAACCAACAATTGGGTTGAGTGGGGTTCGCAATTCATGAGAGAGCACTGCTAAAAACTCATCCTTGATCCGGTTAGCAGATTCTGCTTGTTCGCGAGCTGTCTGCTCCCGTTTGAGTAACTGTTCTCGCTCTGTTTCTACCTGTTTCTGCTGGGTAATGTCTTCGTAGTAAACCGACAGCCCGGCTCTAGAAGGATAAGCCCGCACGCGAAACCAACTGTTCAACGTGGGATAAAATGCCTCAACTTCAATCGGCACCTGCTCGGCAACGGCGCGTTGATATTGATCGTAGAGAGCAGTCTCTACCGCTTCAGGAAGCACGTCCCAAATGACACGGCCTAGCAATTCTTGCCGCGTCTTTTGAACCATTTCGGCTGCTCGCTGATTGACGTAGGTGTAACGCCACTGGCGATCAAAAGCAGAGAAGCCATCGGTGATGCTCTCTAGGACATTGATCATCTGTCGATTGGAACTTTGCAGGGCAATCTCAGCCTGCTTGCGCTCGCTAATATCTTGAATCAAGGCCACAAAACCTACAACCTGCCCCTGCTCGCTCAAGCGGGGAATATAGGTGACGCTGACATAACGCATCTCGCCCGTTCTGCAGCGAATTTCAGACTCAAAACTAGCCTCCTGACCTGCGAGAGCCGCTTCAGCATAAGGACGAATCCGTTGCCAAGCAGCTTCTCCTAACACCTCTCGCAGATGCATGCCGTAGACTTCCGCACGGGGACGGCCAAACCATTCTTCGTAACCCCGATTGTTAAAGCGATAGCAGCAATTGGCATCAACAAAGGAAATCAGGACAGGCACTGCATCGGTGACTAGCTTCAGCTCCTCTTCTTTCTGCCGCAAGTTCTCTAGCAGGGTTTCCGCCTGGCGCCGGGCTTGTACTTGAGCCGTGACCTCAATGGCGTAGGATAGAACTGCTTCAATTTGCCCCTCAGCATCCCGCAGGGGTAGGTACACAATATTGAAGAAGCCCTCAACTAGATCGCCATTTCCTGTCGCATCCCAACGCGAAAGGCACTCGTCATAGCGCACAGTTTCACCAGTGCGGTAGACATGATCATGAACATCAAAGTACATCTGGCCCTCCGTTTCGGGGAACACCTCACGGTCGGTCTTGCCAATGATCTCCTCCGACCGTCCTGTAACTCTGAGAAAGGTGGGGTTGGCAAATTCAATGACCTGATCAGGCCCGGTCAAGACAGCGAACAGCGCCGGTAGCTGTGTAAAAATTTCCTTTAACCGCCTACGTTCGGTCTCTGCCTGTGCCCAGGCTGACTGTTCGCATTGCAGTAGGCGGTCGCGCTCGGCCTCGGCCTGCTTACGTTGGCTAATATCTTTGAAATAGGTAGACAACCCTGTAGGCGATGGGCAAAGACGAATCGCAAACCACTTCTCAAAGGTGGGATAAAATTCTTCGTACTCAATCGACACTTGCTCTGCCATAGCCTGACGGCAGAGGGCATAAGCTTGAGTCTCAAGCAATGAGGGGAACACCTCCCAGGCGCTTCTGCCTAGTAACTCAGCCCGAGCTTTCCCTAACAGTTTTTCTGCCTGCTTATTAACCAGCGTGTAGCGCCAAGCAGTGTCAACTTGCACCAAGGCGTCGGGCAATAGATCGAATACTTCCGCCAATTGTTGCTGTGCAACCGTCAACTCCTGCTGCGCAGCTTGCCGTACCTGCTCGGCCTCTACTCGCGCGGCCTGTTCAGCAATGAGCAGTTGTTGCAGTAACTGGTTCTGCTGCTGAGCTTGATCGGCAGATATCACTAATGACTGGAGTTGTTGACGCAGAGCTGCCACTTCCTCTAGAAGTCGCTGCCTGGTCATGTCCTGGTCCTTCATGGCTCGAACGCCGCTATGGCAATACCTGGAATTCTAGCCATCCACAAAGTTGGGCCTCGATGGAAAGCCTAGCAGTTGGCACAATTGGCTCTTAAGTCAACTGTAGGGTAAGCGTATTTACGATACTTTAAGGACGGCTGAAATAGGACAGACGCCTACACAGATCTTTAAGCTGAACTTGGTCTGAACTTGGTTGAGCTTGGCTGAATCGTTTATCAACGGCTCATTCACAAGACAGCTCTAGCTAGGGCACTTTCGGGCCCGTCAAAGGTTTTTCATCTTATCGAGGGCTTCTACCGCGTCGGGTCCGGTAGCTGCTTTAGCATTGCCATCTGGTCTTCTAGCAATTGCCTCTGCCACTTAGCGTTACGCTCTACGATCTCCAAAGCTTGGGCAGCCGTTGCTTCATCCAGTTGTCGGGTACGCAACACTTGGGTCCAACCCAGAATTGAGGTGAGTGCAGTGCGCAATTGATGGTCCAAGGCAGCACGTGCCTGGAAAGCATGGGCAGCAGAGCGAGGGCCAGGTCGTTGGCTCAACGAATGCATGGCATCTTGGGCTTGAACCTCAGCTTGAGAGGACCGCGTCCGCTGGTTTTGCGATTCTAATTGCACATAATCCATGACTATTTCAATTCTTACTAACGACAAGGATGGATTTAAAGGAGTTTAACCCTAAAGCATTTATCTATATTCTAGGAAACCACAAGCCCCAAGCCTTCGCCTTCAACCCAGGGCATGGACTCATCCCTAACCTAAAGCGTAGTTTCTGTCGTCCTGAACTGCCCTAGCTTGAGATACCCAGACCTGAGAGGGAGAACAGCAGCTAAATCTACTATCCAGGGGTGATTTCTAGATCTAGACTGGCTCTATCTCAATTAGCCCATCTTGATCAGTAAGGAGCAGAAACAAAGGGAAAGCTTCAGCGAGTGAAGCTTTCCTAATACCCTACATGTTCAGAGTTAAGCAATGGCGTCCGTTACAGGACTCCATCCACAGCTCTTTTCGCTCTGTCTTTGATATTTTCTTTGGTGTTGATCGCTTCGGCTTCGGCTTGCTTAGCCTGACCTTCGATCCGGTCTTCAGGGTTACCTGAAATTGCACCCCAAGCTTCTTGAGCCTTGCCTTCGAGGTTCTTGGCAATAGCCTTGGCTCTGTCTTCTGCGCTCATGGTTATCTCCGTTTTACTTATTTACCGTTTGCAAAGTTATGGTTTGTAAAAAGCTCGCAGTAGTGCTTTTTGGAACAAGCCTAAAAACAAGCTACAGGGCACTACGACGGGTGAGCAAACCAAACAGGAAAAGGAGCAAGCAGGCACCGGCAATTGCTACCAGGAAGCCTTGCAATGTAAAACCAGTGAAACTAATACCGAGCAGAGCGCTACCAACAAAACCGCCGACCAAGGCACCTACGATCCCTAAAATCATCGTGCCTAGAATGCCACCGCCCTGATAACCGGGGTAAATGGCCTTAGCAATTGCACCCGCGATCAGACCTAGTACAACCCAAGCAATAATGTTCATTACCGTAATTCCAATTGGGCATCTACAGTTAATAAATTAAACTGTGACAACCGCCACTGCGTTCCCTCACACGGCTTATCTCTCCCTCTATCTAAAGAATGGTCCCTAGAGCAATTTCTAAAGCAATTGTTAAGGGCATTATTAAGAGAAACAACAACTATACCCACAAGTAGGGGCTTGGCATTGCCAAGCCCCTATGCCTAATCCCATGCCAAGCCCTATGCCTAACTAGGACAAGGCGCTTATGGTTGCGCTTGAGTGATCGTGTGAGTGCTTGGGTGCGTTATACATGACCAGCAAAACTTCAGTTCGGCGAGTCTCTAGCCAATGAGCGGCTACTTAGAGTCCTGCTCCCTGCCAATCAGGGCTGTAATACTAGCAACCAGCAGATCGGGCTCCACGGGTTTGGAAATATGCTTCTGGAATCCGGCTTGCAAGGCTTGTTGCTGATTCATCTCACCTGCATAGGCCGTCAGGGCAATCGCCGGAATTTGCCCGCCCTGCTCTAGTGGTAACGCTCTCACTTGCCGGAGCAGCGTATAGCCGTCCATCTCTGGCATGCCAATGTCACTGACCAGCACGTCGGGTTTGGACTGAGTGAGGGCGACAAGTGCCTCCTGTGCTGAAGCCGCATTTGTGACCTGGGCACCATATTGCTCCAACAGGAAGGTAACAAACTCGCGTGTATCAGTATCGTCATCAACAACCAAAACCTGGACACCTTGCAAACTGGGTAATGACTGCGAGGATTGCTCTGTCTGATCGTCCGCTGAACCTAGGGGCAGAAGCGGTAATCTGACGGTAAATGTGGCGCCTAGCCCTTCACCGGGGCTGTCTGCCTCAACCGTGCCCCCATGTAATTCAACCAGATGCCGCACAATCGCCAAGCCTAAACCCAAACCGCCAAACTTGCGCGTGGTCGCGCTATCCGCTTGCCGGAAGTAGTCGAACACGTAGGGCAAAAACTCTGCAGGAATGCCCTTGCCGTTGTCGCGAACGGTGATTTGAGCCTGACGCTCTGCTTGCACGAGCCGCACCTCAACCCGACCCCCGCTAGGCGTGAACTTAACGGCATTGGACACTAGATTCCAGACCACCTGCTGCAAGCGGGTGGCATCGCCAGAGACAGAGCTGACGTTCGCATCCAGGCTGACCTCCACCTCAATCGCTTTAGCTTCTGCAGCTAGCCGCACCGTCTCCAGTGCCGCTCTAATTGTCGCTGCCAGGTTGATGGGAGTGACATTGAGGCTGAGCTTGCCTTGCAGAATGCGGGAGACATCGAGCAAGTCCTCAATCAGTTCTGATTGCAACTTGGCATTGCGCTCGATGGTGGCTAGAGCTATTGCCGTCTTCGCTGCGTCTAGCTTGCGGGTTTGGAGCAGTCTTGACCAGCCCAAGATGGGGTTGAGCGGCGAGCGCAACTCATGCGATAGCACCGCCAAAAACTCGTCCTTAATTCGACTGGCTTGCCGCAATTGTTCAGCTTGTTGTTGGATAGAGGCAATCAGGTTCGTCCGATCAATCGCAATCGCAATCTGGTCACAGGTGGATTGCAACAAGTCAATCTCTTCGCGGGTAAAGTGAGTGCGGGTAAAACTGCCAAAGGAGAGCGACCCCAATGAGCGCCCTTGAGCAATTAACGGCTGACAGGCATAAGCCGTAATTCCCAATGAGTAGATAAATTGCGCGTGGGGATGGCTAGCAATTTGCGCTTGGTCAAGGACGATTTGCCGGTGTTCTTGTACGGCCGACCCGCAAAGGTATTCACCAAATTCAATCCACTCGATTGACTGCGCCACTTCCTCAGAGACGCCCTCATAATTTTTCAGATGCAATATCTGACGGCCGTCTTTTTCTTCCACCAGAAAGTTGTAGTAGCAATGCAGTTCTAGTTGCGCTGAGAGTTTGCTGAACAAGTTGTGCATCAGCGCCAGGGGTTGTTCAGTTGCGAGTAAATCACTGGTCGTGTCATACAGCAACTGGAAGCGTTCATTGGCCTGCCGCTGTGCGGTTCTGTCTTGCAAAATCTTGACAAACCCCTGTACATTACCCGCTTCATCCTGCAATGGCATCAGTAAACCACTCGCCCAAAAGCAGCTACCATCTTTGCGA is a window encoding:
- a CDS encoding PAS domain-containing protein, whose translation is MKDQDMTRQRLLEEVAALRQQLQSLVISADQAQQQNQLLQQLLIAEQAARVEAEQVRQAAQQELTVAQQQLAEVFDLLPDALVQVDTAWRYTLVNKQAEKLLGKARAELLGRSAWEVFPSLLETQAYALCRQAMAEQVSIEYEEFYPTFEKWFAIRLCPSPTGLSTYFKDISQRKQAEAERDRLLQCEQSAWAQAETERRRLKEIFTQLPALFAVLTGPDQVIEFANPTFLRVTGRSEEIIGKTDREVFPETEGQMYFDVHDHVYRTGETVRYDECLSRWDATGNGDLVEGFFNIVYLPLRDAEGQIEAVLSYAIEVTAQVQARRQAETLLENLRQKEEELKLVTDAVPVLISFVDANCCYRFNNRGYEEWFGRPRAEVYGMHLREVLGEAAWQRIRPYAEAALAGQEASFESEIRCRTGEMRYVSVTYIPRLSEQGQVVGFVALIQDISERKQAEIALQSSNRQMINVLESITDGFSAFDRQWRYTYVNQRAAEMVQKTRQELLGRVIWDVLPEAVETALYDQYQRAVAEQVPIEVEAFYPTLNSWFRVRAYPSRAGLSVYYEDITQQKQVETEREQLLKREQTAREQAESANRIKDEFLAVLSHELRTPLNPIVGWARLLRTGRFDDTKTAQALSTIERNAQSLSQLIEDLLDVSRILQGKLILQAVPVDLTVTILAALETVRLAAESKSIQLQTALEPRPERIIGDANRLQQVFWNLLANAIKFTPSTGRIEVALTYTNATARVQISDTGKGIRSDFLPHIFDSFRQADSATTRTFGGLGLGLAIARHIIELHGGTIQAESPGEDQGATFTIRLPLSNREGKVSESSPRPDLDRSLAGIRILVVDDDDDTRELVAIVLERSGAVVTAVPSAQAALIALAQCQPDILVSDIGMPEVDGYMLIDQVRQLRPEQGGQVPAIALTAYASEIDQQRVLEAGFQKHVTKPLDPVRLVNAIADLVIVIDV
- a CDS encoding histidine kinase dimerization/phospho-acceptor domain-containing protein gives rise to the protein MDYVQLESQNQRTRSSQAEVQAQDAMHSLSQRPGPRSAAHAFQARAALDHQLRTALTSILGWTQVLRTRQLDEATAAQALEIVERNAKWQRQLLEDQMAMLKQLPDPTR
- a CDS encoding CsbD family protein encodes the protein MSAEDRAKAIAKNLEGKAQEAWGAISGNPEDRIEGQAKQAEAEAINTKENIKDRAKRAVDGVL
- a CDS encoding GlsB/YeaQ/YmgE family stress response membrane protein, whose protein sequence is MNIIAWVVLGLIAGAIAKAIYPGYQGGGILGTMILGIVGALVGGFVGSALLGISFTGFTLQGFLVAIAGACLLLFLFGLLTRRSAL